Proteins encoded within one genomic window of Eurosta solidaginis isolate ZX-2024a chromosome 1, ASM4086904v1, whole genome shotgun sequence:
- the LOC137237625 gene encoding SRR1-like protein yields MSEEFRAVTRKKWMARRSINPRFRKLSEPCTENDAKEVDTEAFLKLLEHLCTQMNGSDYFIQAMEAIDESLKELPDIEKFARLICFGIGPFSRNFQALHQLAFILCAQRHYCITEAVYFDPVFSECEKQILQRLQCALMVENCEAKYSVEERTLFYLPHCPNCLTNNLLWSNWRPESLKNLVLINNSFENLSLSKTERLLRLDAGYILDALPFAKEFQLEDDYETHNVFNDLSVHVFPVAMMPKTEDAFWTQKDAPTYKEDAEMITAAEFDKLSLS; encoded by the exons ATGTCTGAAGAATTTCGCGCTGTAACCAGAAAGAAATGGATGGCACGCCGAAGTATAAATCCCAGATTTCGAAAGTTATCAGAACCTTGTACCGAAAATGACGCAAAAGAAGTTGACACCGAAGCATTTCTTAA GCTCCTGGAACATTTATGCACACAAATGAATGGTAGCGATTATTTCATACAAGCAATGGAAGCAATAGATGAAAGCCTAAAAGAGCTTCCGGATATAGAGAAATTTGCACGTCTGATATGCTTTGGCATTGGACCATTTTCACGTAATTTTCAAGCTTTACATCAATTAGCATTCATCTTGTGCGCCCAACGACATTATTGTATCACAGAAGCTGTATACTTCGATCCGGTGTTTAGTGAATGTGAAAAGCAAATACTACAACGCCTGCAATGCGCACTTATGGTAGAAAACTGTGAAGCTAAATATTCAGTAGAAGAACGTACACTTTTTTACTTACCACACTGCCCAAACTGCTTGACGAACAATCTGTTATGGAGCAATTGGCGGCCGGAAAGTCTTAAAAATCTTGTGCTTATAAATAATAGTTTTGAGAATTTATCGCTTAGCAAAACGGAACGTTTATTACGTTTGGATGCTGGTTATATATTGGATGCGCTGCCCTTTGCTAAAGAATTTCAATTAGAAGACGATTATGAGACGCATAATGTATTCAATGATTTGTCTGTGCATGTATTTCCTGTAGCAATGATGCCAAAGACTGAAGACGCATTTTGGACACAAAAAGATGCACCCACCTATAAGGAAGATGCTGAAATGATTACTGCTGCAGAATTTGACAAACTTAGTTTGAGCTGA
- the LOC137237640 gene encoding protein FMC1 homolog, whose protein sequence is MSATKTLRALLRELRAASPNGCIKNSLAARYVLAQYNKYSTTDQQLCKARDEALFLGQTYLTYLSSLRKFNELYKEYHGRGERSVRDTADMVGFKLPTDPK, encoded by the coding sequence ATGTCTGCAACGAAAACTTTGCGTGCATTGTTACGTGAACTCCGCGCAGCTTCACCGAACGGCTGCATCAAAAATTCTCTAGCTGCTCGTTATGTGCTTGCGCAATACAACAAATATTCGACCACAGATCAACAATTGTGTAAAGCGAGAGATGAGGCATTATTCCTGGGACAAACCTACTTGACGTATCTTTCCAGCTTAAGAAAGTTCAATGAACTGTACAAAGAATACCATGGACGTGGTGAACGCAGCGTTAGGGATACTGCGGATATGGTGGGTTTTAAATTGCCAACTGATCCAAAGTAA
- the Ice2 gene encoding little elongation complex subunit 2 — protein MNKDEKSHVPGLIFRNQPSYTHFNKSFDDPADALFQQLNDVHPIFWKAEELQKRFEYNVLLDPRTKKEVTKVLHDHTRAERPHMEIIRNERYSKMNKKYHITCIRVLTAWLEMTHIDEEDVLQWRRRQFLRSSEKIEFDKVVKEYEQVKKVAIYAPTERLVKLYKTYYAAKMKLLFKDYPENLALNTHAGLPLPQSLKIGLGNGMQIKNVRLLKRQGWVSVLKDYAADLVRLNARLENYMDYYVNSIEVETEEEWNVNKGVQLMHYYYIPLESLLFLLTAGTSVDLPTEVSLEIDDNEESGFKIFKFKKPLPPRNCGWYTHKYVVEKAFETLLNASEDTQWLYVENNIAKLQERVEVPEINAVKTTTSDFQPQLQQQYMQKYSIHTKKDSKANSAIIEWNLSSTNDEHSSSELKVFTRLKLVAAKDTSGKEFLSSYALKLEYKPQFGAELLTKYELLQEWFRLKLMSQCKGFSEHGLCLRIAVNNFTVQLEHNLILASIEQQLDQLYQVHIPQLLAGLADILKLLGNMPKGKYFLRYNPKYPEKLLLAKPSTEITSNTVFLHTLINAEPSDMLFMTNMPHLPISDTLCTVIHRRYNIMPCAFKHILHHQCNFKVPKKVKTDEEWRQARLKAKLMLKQKKEDHLKRLKRARNRKIKAERLKRSKKQQQAEIAKTTELERLINEC, from the coding sequence ATGAACAAAGACGAAAAGTCACATGTACCCGGACTAATATTTCGAAATCAGCCATCATACACACACTTCAACAAATCATTTGACGATCCCGCAGATGCGCTCTTTCAACAACTGAACGATGTACATCCCATATTTTGGAAAGCTGAGGAATTACAAAAAAGGTTCGAGTATAACGTTTTACTGGATCCACGTACCAAAAAAGAGGTGACAAAAGTTCTGCATGATCACACCAGAGCTGAAAGGCCACACATGGAAATCATACGAAATGAAAGGTAttcaaaaatgaataaaaagtATCATATCACATGCATACGCGTCTTAACAGCATGGCTGGAGATGACGCACATAGACGAGGAAGACGTATTACAATGGCGTCGGCGGCAATTTCTACGCAGTTCAGAAAAGATCGAATTTGACAAAGTAGTAAAAGAATACGAACAAGTGAAGAAAGTAGCAATTTATGCGCCAACCGAACGTCTAGTGAAGCTGTACAAAACTTATTATGCAGCGAAAATGAAACTACTATTTAAAGATTATCCTGAGAACCTGGCATTAAACACACATGCTGGTTTGCCGCTGCCTCAGAGCCTTAAAATTGGTTTAGGCAATGGAatgcaaataaaaaatgtgcGTTTGCTTAAACGGCAAGGTTGGGTATCGGTATTAAAGGACTATGCTGCTGATTTAGTGCGACTGAATGCGCGATTGGAAAATTACATGGATTACTATGTGAATAGTATTGAGGTGGAGACAGAGGAGGAATGGAATGTGAATAAAGGTGTACAACTTATGCATTACTATTATATACCGCTAGAGTCCTTGCTGTTTCTACTAACAGCAGGCACTTCGGTTGATCTGCCAACTGAAGTATCACTAGAGATCGATGACAATGAAGAGAGTGGCTTTAAAATATTCAAGTTCAAGAAACCACTGCCGCCAAGAAACTGTGGTTGGTATACGCACAAATATGTGGTTGAAAAAGCTTTCGAGACGTTGTTAAATGCCAGTGAAGATACGCAATGGTTGTATGTAGAAAATAATATAGCAAAATTACAGGAAAGAGTAGAAGTGCCAGAAATTAATGCTGTAAAAACCACAACTAGTGATTTTCAACCACAGCTTCAACAGCAATATATGCAGAAATACTCTATACACACTAAAAAAGATAGCAAAGCAAACTCAGCGATTATCGAATGGAATCTAAGTAGCACCAATGATGAACATAGCAGTTCAGAGCTAAAAGTTTTCACACGTTTGAAACTAGTAGCGGCAAAGGATACTTCCGGAAAAGAATTTCTCAGCAGCTACGCCCTCAAATTAGAATATAAACCACAATTTGGAGCTGAGTTGTTGACGAAGTATGAGCTGCTTCAAGAATGGTTTCGTCTTAAACTTATGAGTCAATGCAAAGGTTTCAGTGAACATGGCTTGTGTTTGCGAATTGCAGTAAACAATTTTACCGTGCAGTTAGAACACAATCTAATATTAGCCAGTATCGAACAGCAACTCGACCAGTTATATCAAGTACATATTCCGCAATTGCTTGCTGGTCTCGCCGATATCTTAAAGCTATTGGGAAATATGCCAAAAGGTAAATATTTCTTGCGTTATAATCCAAAGTATCCAGAAAAGTTATTATTGGCCAAACCGTCAACGGAGATAACATCAAATACTGTTTTTCTGCATACACTTATAAATGCGGAACCTTCTGATATGTTATTCATGACCAATATGCCTCATTTGCCTATAAGCGATACGCTATGCACAGTGATACACAGGAGATACAACATTATGCCCTGCGCTTTTAAACATATTTTGCATCATCAGTGCAATTTTAAAGTTCCCAAAAAAGTTAAAACCGACGAAGAATGGAGGCAGGCTCGTTTAAAGGCTAAATTGATGTTGAAGCAAAAAAAGGAAGACCACCTAAAACGGCTGAAAAGAGCACGTAACCGAAAAATAAAAGCAGAGCGGTTGAAACGGAGCAAAAAGCAGCAACAAGCTGAAATTGCTAAAACTACCGAGTTGGAGAGGCTGATTAATGAATGTTAA
- the thoc7 gene encoding THO complex protein 7, with protein MSDEEIIKRRLLIDGDGTGDDRRLNMLLKQFLKWTFSKNDSPENNQIVYDRLLAQMAQCEFAAAKTDYTSKMITEELKNYAKLSDSIEKSIELARNEIEESKLELVLAKQIRKNKMEYDMLAKVIKEQPDRKDTTKQIDALKKDLAELMEKKIKLERKFQKRRNDFTLLMYSIRELQAQLEDESSSESSDDDDLNGLDTMELSDDDAIHIISDKNENASSDVRKHLKRESQIDENGSKGNNSVDEDTILELSIEKDENDVKMDDTVVIL; from the exons ATGTCGGACG AGGAAATCATAAAACGTCGATTGTTGATTGATGGAGATGGCACCGGTGATGACCGCCGTCTCAACATGCTGCTAAAACAATTTCTAAAGTGGACGTTCTCCAAAAACGATTCACCAGAAAACAA CCAAATAGTTTACGATCGTTTGCTAGCGCAAATGGCACAATGTGAATTTGCGGCAGCCAAAACAGATTACACATCTAAAATGATAACTGAAGAATTAAAAAATTATGCTAAGCTATCAGACTCCATTGAAAAGAGCATAGAACTAGCAAGAAATGAAATAGAAGAAAGTAAGCTGGAACTGGTGTTGGCAAAGCAAATCCGTAAAAATAAAATGGAGTATGATATGCTTGCAAAAGTAATAAAAGAGCAACCAGATCGGAAAGACACGACCAAACAAATAGATGCACTTAAGAAAGATCTTGCTGAGCTAATGGAGAAGAAAATAAAGTTAGAGCGCAAGTTCCAAAAGAGACGTAATGACTTTACGTTACTCATGTATTCTATACGCGAGTTGCAAGCGCAACTAGAGGATGAAAGCAGTAGTGAGAGTAGCGACGATGATGATTTAAATGGTTTGGACACAATGGAGTTGAGTGATGATGATGCGATTCATATTATTTCAGATAAAAATGAAAATGCTTCCTCAGATGTTAGGAAGCACTTGAAAAGGGAATCACAAATTGACGAAAACGGTTCAAAGGGTAACAATTCGGTGGATGAAGATACCATACTTGAATTGAGCATTGAAAAAGACGAGAATGATGTTAAAATGGATGATACAGTAGTGATACTATAG